Proteins encoded together in one Corynebacterium liangguodongii window:
- a CDS encoding DEAD/DEAH box helicase codes for MPKFLLHGLWMRESGLNLWVEQVEGRKVVLPSQVPEGTFPPEVAAELVDERFRHRERVTLQTPRGKHVELRVPTAAFAPADAVAFLAALARYDDPSALAPPPQGESLAPDIMWLVRLFSGLSRFVRAGRVSLHVPYRDGAFYAQWQLGTGVDERGWLAEMIAAAPGVLTANNPSLDEGVSQTLVHWIATAILSRLDEGTRPYPWHDFVRSLLSGTPLRRGGAELARKLSDWNGSITAVNLQLVFIVEPPGGDDDSDDVDDAVDAGDSGAYEAEARWPVRAQVRSGTDSPRPVVLSDFDAATAQTLRRELERAIEVSDLVDPVAHPRAAGALFAEGEGEWDAFLDTEEIVRFVQRDAARLRHNNFAVMLPRAWSEAETRARLSVADPGDPHDSSTVTHLGFDTLVSYDWRLSVGDVELNDEEMARLIESKSGLVKLRGQWVLADSRSLARTRRYMDRLAAAHKDSPAAGEDDSAFGGTVTAAELRALALESAAEADIDVVEFAGSPWFTSLVSGTQRPAPERVELPGWVCAELREYQRRGVDWLYFMSRSGLGAVLADDMGLGKTLQLLTLFAVEAERGDRMGPSLVVAPTSVVGNWAREAARFVPRLRVLVHHGSRRLAGDELAAAIESADVVVTSYGVAGRDVASLARVGWDHVVLDEAQAIKNASTKASKSVRAIPARHRIALTGTPIENKLSELRSLLDFTNPGILGSQTFFRNHFAKVIESRRDEELAAEMSERLRRLTTPFILRRLKTDPAIIDDLPEKNEHIVAVDMTAEQAALYTALVRDVERELSRRKGMARKGLVLASITRIKQICNHPAHYLGDGSPVTVKGVHRSGKVQMLMQLLGEAMDSGQRVLIFTQYKAFGSLLQPYLEERLGEEVPFLHGGVGKEARDAMVERFQAEDGPRAMVLSLKAGGTGLNLTSASVVIHLDRWWNPAVENQATDRAYRIGQTKDVTVYKMITRGTLEESIQDVLDGKMQLAGTVVGEGEGWITELDTEDLARLMSYRNQED; via the coding sequence ATGCCTAAATTCCTCCTCCACGGGCTCTGGATGCGCGAGTCCGGGCTCAACCTGTGGGTTGAGCAGGTGGAAGGGCGCAAGGTCGTGCTGCCGTCCCAAGTTCCGGAGGGGACGTTCCCGCCCGAGGTCGCCGCGGAGCTCGTCGACGAAAGGTTCCGGCACCGCGAGCGGGTCACGTTGCAAACCCCGCGCGGCAAGCACGTCGAGCTGCGGGTTCCTACCGCGGCGTTCGCGCCGGCAGACGCGGTGGCTTTCCTCGCGGCGCTCGCGCGTTACGACGACCCCTCGGCGCTCGCCCCGCCGCCCCAGGGCGAGTCCCTCGCCCCCGACATTATGTGGCTGGTGCGCCTCTTTAGCGGACTGTCCCGATTTGTTCGCGCGGGCCGGGTGAGCCTCCACGTGCCCTACCGCGACGGGGCGTTCTACGCCCAGTGGCAGCTCGGCACCGGGGTTGACGAGCGCGGGTGGCTTGCGGAGATGATCGCGGCGGCGCCGGGGGTGTTAACGGCGAACAACCCCAGCCTGGACGAGGGTGTCTCGCAGACCCTCGTGCACTGGATTGCCACGGCCATCCTCTCGCGCCTGGACGAGGGGACGCGGCCCTACCCCTGGCACGACTTCGTCCGCTCGCTGCTCAGCGGTACGCCACTGCGCCGCGGCGGGGCCGAGCTCGCCCGCAAGCTCAGTGATTGGAACGGCTCGATTACCGCGGTGAACCTCCAGCTGGTGTTCATCGTCGAGCCGCCTGGGGGCGACGATGATTCGGACGACGTGGACGACGCGGTCGACGCGGGCGATTCGGGGGCATACGAGGCGGAGGCGAGGTGGCCGGTGCGCGCGCAGGTGCGCTCCGGGACGGATTCTCCGCGGCCGGTGGTGCTCAGCGACTTCGACGCCGCCACCGCCCAGACGTTGCGCCGCGAGTTGGAGCGCGCCATCGAGGTGAGCGATCTGGTCGATCCCGTCGCCCACCCGCGCGCTGCGGGCGCGCTGTTTGCCGAGGGCGAGGGGGAGTGGGACGCCTTCCTCGACACCGAGGAGATCGTCCGCTTCGTCCAGCGCGACGCCGCGCGGCTGCGCCACAACAACTTCGCCGTGATGTTGCCGCGGGCTTGGTCCGAGGCGGAGACGCGTGCGCGGCTATCGGTGGCGGATCCCGGCGATCCGCACGATTCCTCCACGGTGACGCACCTCGGGTTCGATACGCTGGTCTCCTACGACTGGCGGCTCTCCGTCGGCGACGTCGAGCTCAACGACGAGGAGATGGCACGCCTCATCGAGTCGAAGTCCGGGCTGGTCAAGCTGCGCGGCCAGTGGGTGCTTGCCGACTCCCGCTCGCTGGCCAGGACGCGCCGCTACATGGATAGGCTCGCGGCGGCTCACAAAGACTCGCCTGCCGCAGGGGAGGACGATTCCGCGTTTGGGGGCACCGTCACCGCGGCGGAGCTACGCGCCCTGGCGTTGGAATCGGCGGCCGAGGCCGACATCGACGTCGTGGAGTTCGCCGGGTCGCCGTGGTTTACCTCGCTGGTCTCCGGCACCCAGCGCCCGGCGCCCGAGCGCGTCGAGCTCCCGGGCTGGGTCTGCGCCGAGCTGCGGGAATACCAGCGCCGTGGCGTGGATTGGCTCTACTTCATGTCGCGCTCCGGGCTGGGGGCGGTGCTCGCTGACGATATGGGGCTGGGCAAGACGCTGCAGCTGCTCACGCTGTTTGCCGTGGAGGCCGAGCGCGGGGATCGCATGGGGCCCAGCCTCGTCGTGGCGCCGACGTCCGTGGTGGGCAACTGGGCGCGGGAGGCGGCGAGGTTCGTCCCGCGACTGCGGGTCTTAGTCCACCACGGCTCGCGCCGCCTCGCCGGTGACGAGCTCGCCGCCGCGATCGAGTCGGCGGACGTGGTGGTGACCTCGTACGGTGTCGCCGGGCGCGACGTGGCCTCTCTGGCGCGGGTCGGGTGGGACCACGTGGTGTTGGATGAGGCGCAGGCGATTAAGAATGCGTCGACGAAGGCGTCGAAAAGCGTGCGCGCGATCCCCGCTCGCCACCGCATTGCGCTCACGGGCACGCCGATCGAAAACAAGCTCTCGGAGCTGCGCAGCCTGCTCGATTTCACCAACCCCGGCATCCTCGGCAGCCAGACGTTTTTCCGCAACCACTTCGCGAAGGTGATTGAGTCGCGCCGCGACGAGGAGCTCGCCGCCGAGATGAGCGAGCGGCTGCGCAGGCTCACCACCCCGTTTATCCTGCGGCGTCTGAAGACCGACCCGGCGATTATCGACGATCTGCCGGAGAAGAACGAGCACATCGTCGCCGTCGACATGACAGCCGAGCAGGCGGCCCTCTACACCGCGCTCGTGCGCGACGTCGAGCGCGAGCTTTCGCGCCGCAAGGGCATGGCCCGCAAAGGACTGGTGCTGGCCTCAATCACGCGCATCAAGCAGATCTGTAACCACCCGGCGCACTACCTCGGTGACGGCTCGCCGGTGACGGTGAAGGGCGTCCACCGCTCTGGGAAGGTCCAGATGCTCATGCAGCTGCTCGGCGAGGCCATGGACTCCGGCCAGCGGGTGCTCATCTTCACCCAGTACAAGGCCTTCGGCTCCCTGCTCCAGCCCTACCTCGAAGAACGCCTCGGTGAGGAGGTTCCGTTCCTGCACGGCGGGGTGGGAAAAGAGGCGCGCGACGCGATGGTCGAGCGCTTCCAGGCCGAGGATGGGCCACGCGCCATGGTGCTCTCGCTCAAGGCGGGCGGCACCGGGCTCAACCTCACCTCGGCCTCGGTGGTCATCCACCTCGACCGCTGGTGGAACCCGGCGGTGGAGAATCAGGCCACTGACCGCGCCTACCGCATTGGGCAAACAAAGGACGTCACCGTCTATAAGATGATCACCCGCGGCACGCTGGAGGAATCTATCCAAGACGTCCTCGACGGCAAGATGCAGCTCGCGGGCACGGTCGTCGGCGAAGGCGAGGGATGGATCACGGAGCTCGATACGGAGGACCTCGCTAGGCTTATGAGCTACCGGAATCAGGAGGATTAA
- a CDS encoding DUF2269 domain-containing protein, which translates to MTTVLVVFHVAAAILLLGPVIVATSMFPRQAAEARKGDAYAAGRASILYRITSTYGMLSAAVPLLGAVVLIFGWEEFKTNFFLHTAIVLALIAWGVLFGMVIPQQRKMMGAINALDPAEADQSDFTSNFEGTKAKATAGAGLFNLLVMIVLILMYLPSSIFA; encoded by the coding sequence ATGACTACTGTTCTTGTTGTCTTCCACGTGGCCGCAGCGATCCTGCTGCTTGGCCCCGTCATCGTCGCCACCTCCATGTTCCCGCGCCAGGCCGCGGAGGCCCGCAAGGGCGATGCGTACGCCGCGGGCCGCGCCTCGATCCTCTACCGCATCACCTCGACCTACGGCATGCTCTCCGCAGCAGTGCCCCTGCTCGGCGCGGTAGTTCTCATCTTCGGCTGGGAGGAGTTCAAGACGAACTTTTTCCTCCACACGGCGATCGTCCTCGCGCTCATCGCCTGGGGCGTCCTCTTCGGCATGGTCATCCCTCAACAGCGCAAGATGATGGGGGCGATTAACGCCCTTGATCCCGCCGAGGCTGACCAGAGCGATTTCACCTCGAACTTCGAAGGCACGAAGGCCAAGGCGACCGCCGGAGCAGGCCTGTTTAACCTGCTTGTCATGATCGTGTTGATCCTGATGTACCTCCCGTCGAGCATCTTCGCCTAG
- a CDS encoding L-lactate dehydrogenase, which yields MTQAARPATHPTAPTHGNKIVLIGAGAVGIAYAYALLNQGLTDHLAIIDLDEEMAWAQVEDLSHSVPFSGQNIQVTVGTYADCRDAAIVVNCAGVAQREGETRLDLVARNIAIFDAINRQVMDNGFNGIYLVATNPVDVLSYATWKQTGLPAAQVIGSGTVLDTARWRHNLGRYFDIAPSAVHAYVIGEHGDSELPVLSSGSIAGVPIPRIVEKEAEKDPHVHERIDEMFRATRDAAYDIIRRKGNTSYGIGSALARITRAILRNEDVALPVSALLQGEYARDDVFIGTPTILNRGGVRNVVELRLDPGEFARFDASAATLRRVIEDSGLEA from the coding sequence ATGACCCAAGCCGCTCGTCCTGCCACGCACCCGACCGCGCCCACCCACGGCAACAAGATCGTGCTCATTGGCGCCGGCGCCGTCGGCATTGCCTACGCCTACGCCCTGCTCAACCAGGGCCTGACTGACCACCTCGCGATTATCGACCTCGACGAGGAGATGGCCTGGGCACAGGTCGAAGACCTCTCCCACTCCGTGCCGTTTTCCGGCCAAAACATCCAGGTTACGGTCGGCACCTACGCCGACTGCCGCGACGCGGCGATCGTGGTGAACTGCGCTGGCGTCGCCCAGCGCGAGGGCGAGACGCGCCTCGACCTCGTGGCCCGCAACATCGCCATCTTCGACGCCATCAACCGCCAGGTGATGGACAACGGCTTCAACGGCATCTACCTCGTGGCCACGAACCCGGTCGACGTGCTCTCCTACGCCACATGGAAACAGACGGGCCTTCCCGCCGCGCAGGTCATCGGTTCCGGCACGGTTCTTGATACCGCACGCTGGCGCCACAACCTCGGGCGCTACTTCGACATCGCGCCGTCGGCCGTACACGCCTACGTCATCGGCGAGCACGGCGATTCCGAGCTGCCGGTGTTGTCGTCGGGAAGTATCGCCGGTGTGCCCATCCCCCGCATCGTGGAGAAAGAAGCAGAGAAGGACCCGCACGTCCATGAGCGCATCGACGAGATGTTCCGCGCCACCCGCGACGCCGCGTACGACATCATCCGCCGCAAGGGCAACACGTCCTACGGCATCGGCTCGGCGCTCGCGCGCATCACGCGGGCGATCCTGCGCAACGAGGACGTCGCCCTGCCCGTCTCCGCGCTCTTGCAGGGAGAGTACGCGCGTGACGACGTCTTCATCGGCACCCCCACCATCCTCAACCGCGGCGGGGTCCGCAACGTCGTCGAGTTGCGCCTCGACCCGGGTGAGTTCGCCCGATTCGACGCCTCCGCCGCGACTCTGCGCCGCGTCATCGAGGACTCGGGACTGGAGGCCTGA
- a CDS encoding nucleoside hydrolase has product MKRVIIDCDPGIDDSLALIYLAALHHEGAIELEAVTTSAGNVGAEQCAINAAWVLAQCGLRTVSLAAGLPGPLVYSLTTTPETHGPTGVGYATAPDRHVEHDWDALWCDAIERSTEDLHLIVTGPLTNLAAFAQLHPGHFARLRHITVMGGAFFYPGNTTPSAEWNFWVDPHAAAEVFSRTPVPVTVCSLGLTEQMVIDPAALRRCVDTLGPAPIAAELGEMMRFYFEFHDEMGEGYLAQVHDLLTAQVALGALRVDAHAATVDVEADSELMRGTSVEDTRGFFEREANAVVVTGADIEQAHREFLRACEVHAKFFGGSRDLERARDARAED; this is encoded by the coding sequence ATCAAGCGCGTCATCATCGATTGTGACCCGGGAATTGACGATTCGCTGGCGTTGATCTACCTCGCAGCACTGCACCACGAGGGTGCCATCGAGCTAGAGGCGGTGACCACGAGCGCCGGCAACGTCGGGGCGGAGCAGTGCGCCATTAATGCGGCGTGGGTGCTCGCGCAGTGCGGGCTGCGCACGGTCTCGCTTGCGGCGGGTCTGCCGGGCCCCCTCGTCTACAGCTTGACGACGACCCCGGAGACCCACGGCCCGACAGGCGTGGGGTATGCCACGGCACCCGATCGCCACGTGGAGCACGATTGGGATGCCTTATGGTGCGATGCGATCGAGCGCAGTACCGAGGACCTCCACCTCATCGTCACCGGGCCGCTGACCAACCTCGCGGCCTTCGCGCAGCTCCACCCGGGCCATTTCGCTCGGCTGCGCCACATCACCGTCATGGGTGGAGCGTTTTTCTATCCCGGTAACACCACTCCGAGCGCGGAGTGGAATTTCTGGGTCGACCCGCACGCCGCCGCCGAGGTTTTTTCCCGCACGCCTGTGCCGGTGACCGTGTGCTCTCTCGGGCTCACCGAGCAGATGGTGATTGATCCTGCGGCGCTGCGCAGGTGCGTCGATACGCTGGGGCCCGCCCCGATTGCCGCCGAGCTTGGGGAGATGATGCGCTTCTACTTCGAGTTCCACGACGAGATGGGGGAGGGCTACCTCGCGCAGGTCCACGACTTGCTCACGGCGCAAGTGGCGCTGGGCGCCCTGCGTGTCGACGCCCACGCCGCCACCGTCGACGTCGAGGCCGATTCCGAACTCATGCGCGGGACCTCGGTGGAAGACACCCGCGGGTTTTTCGAGCGAGAGGCAAACGCCGTGGTGGTCACGGGCGCCGATATTGAGCAGGCCCATCGGGAGTTCCTGCGGGCCTGCGAGGTGCACGCGAAGTTCTTCGGCGGCAGCCGCGACCTCGAGCGGGCGCGCGACGCCCGCGCCGAGGACTAG
- a CDS encoding DEAD/DEAH box helicase: MSTSENATGSEFEPDMTLSENQDAPQAVAEEDTRDAGDSENAGASATPEATATENEHNEDDAPSTEAAPANPADEVAEEPANGFEALDLPKDVVNAVKKVGFEQPSPIQAQTIPLLMEGRDVVGLAQTGTGKTAAFALPVLSQIDPSLRHPQALVLAPTRELALQVADSFQSFADHLGKIQVLPIYGGQAYGIQLSGLRRGAQIIVGTPGRVIDHLEKGSLDISNLRFLVLDEADEMLNMGFQEDVERILADTPDDKQVALFSATMPNGIRRISKQYLNDPAEVTVKSETRTNTNITQRYLFTAHRNKLDAITRILEVTEFEAMIVFVRTKHETEELAEKLRARGFSAAAINGDIAQQQRERTVDQLRDGRLDILVATDVAARGLDVERISHVFNYDIPNDTESYVHRIGRTGRAGRTGEAILFVTPRERRMLRSIERVTNATIEEMDLPTVDEVNESRKLKFMDSITESLESKDQDVFKAMVREYSSANDVPMDDIAAALAAQANAGDEFLMKEPPKDKRDRRDRDFDRDDRGGRGRRDRFDRDDRGGRGRRDRFDRDDRGGRGGRGRFGDDSENFDTYRLDVGKRQHVRPGAIVGALANEGGLNSRDFGRITIGGDFTLVELPKNMDRSVLDRLSDTRISGQLINIQRDKGGAARRDSDRGGRGGGFRGRGGQGRGWRD; encoded by the coding sequence ATGAGCACTTCCGAAAACGCTACCGGCAGCGAGTTTGAGCCGGACATGACACTGTCGGAAAATCAGGATGCCCCGCAGGCTGTCGCAGAAGAAGACACCAGGGATGCGGGAGATTCTGAGAACGCCGGCGCTTCGGCCACGCCCGAAGCCACCGCCACTGAGAATGAACACAACGAAGATGACGCCCCGTCTACCGAGGCTGCCCCGGCGAATCCCGCCGACGAGGTAGCTGAAGAGCCCGCCAACGGGTTCGAAGCCCTCGACCTGCCGAAAGACGTCGTCAACGCCGTGAAGAAGGTCGGCTTCGAGCAGCCCTCGCCCATTCAGGCGCAGACCATCCCGCTGCTCATGGAGGGCCGCGATGTCGTCGGCCTCGCGCAGACCGGTACCGGCAAGACCGCCGCGTTCGCGCTGCCCGTGCTCAGCCAGATCGATCCTTCGCTGCGCCACCCGCAGGCGCTCGTCCTTGCGCCGACGCGCGAGCTCGCCCTGCAGGTCGCCGACTCCTTCCAATCCTTCGCCGACCACCTGGGCAAGATCCAGGTCCTGCCGATCTACGGCGGCCAGGCCTACGGCATCCAGCTCTCCGGGCTGCGCCGCGGGGCCCAGATCATCGTCGGCACCCCGGGCCGCGTCATCGACCACCTGGAGAAGGGCTCGCTGGACATCTCCAACCTGCGCTTCCTCGTGCTTGATGAGGCCGACGAGATGCTCAACATGGGCTTCCAGGAAGACGTCGAGCGCATCCTCGCGGATACCCCGGACGACAAGCAGGTCGCGCTGTTCTCGGCGACGATGCCGAACGGCATCCGCCGGATTTCCAAGCAGTACCTCAACGACCCGGCCGAGGTGACGGTCAAGTCCGAGACCCGCACCAACACCAACATCACGCAGCGCTACCTGTTTACCGCGCACCGCAACAAGCTCGACGCGATCACGCGCATCCTCGAGGTCACCGAGTTTGAGGCGATGATCGTGTTCGTGCGCACCAAGCATGAGACCGAGGAGCTCGCCGAGAAGCTGCGCGCTCGCGGCTTCTCCGCCGCCGCGATCAACGGCGACATCGCCCAGCAGCAGCGCGAGCGTACTGTCGATCAGCTTCGCGACGGCCGGCTCGACATCCTGGTGGCCACCGACGTCGCCGCCCGCGGCCTCGACGTCGAGCGCATCAGCCATGTGTTCAACTACGACATCCCGAACGATACGGAAAGCTACGTCCACCGCATCGGGCGCACGGGCCGTGCCGGGCGCACCGGCGAGGCGATCTTGTTTGTCACCCCGCGCGAGCGCCGCATGCTGCGCTCTATCGAGCGCGTGACCAACGCGACGATCGAAGAGATGGACTTGCCGACGGTCGACGAGGTCAACGAGAGCCGCAAGCTGAAGTTCATGGACTCGATCACGGAGTCGCTGGAGTCGAAGGACCAAGACGTGTTCAAGGCCATGGTGCGCGAATACTCCAGCGCCAACGACGTGCCCATGGACGACATCGCCGCGGCGCTGGCCGCGCAGGCGAACGCCGGCGACGAGTTCTTGATGAAGGAGCCGCCGAAGGACAAGCGTGACCGCCGCGACCGCGATTTCGACCGCGACGACCGGGGTGGGCGCGGGCGGCGCGACCGGTTCGACCGTGATGATCGCGGTGGGCGCGGGCGGCGCGACCGGTTCGACCGTGATGATCGCGGCGGGCGCGGTGGCCGCGGGCGCTTTGGCGACGACAGCGAGAACTTCGATACCTACCGCCTCGATGTGGGCAAGCGCCAGCACGTGCGCCCCGGCGCCATCGTTGGTGCGCTCGCGAACGAGGGCGGGCTGAACTCCCGCGACTTCGGCCGTATCACCATCGGCGGTGACTTCACGCTCGTGGAGCTGCCGAAGAACATGGACCGCTCCGTGCTAGACAGGCTTTCCGATACCCGCATTTCGGGACAGCTGATCAACATTCAGCGCGACAAGGGCGGTGCGGCGCGCAGGGATTCCGACCGCGGCGGCCGCGGCGGCGGGTTCCGGGGGCGCGGCGGACAGGGCCGCGGCTGGCGGGACTAG
- the putP gene encoding sodium/proline symporter PutP: MITAIVLYFAVMLAIGYYSWRKTSKYDDYVLGGRDLPPFVAAISAGASDMSGWLLMGLPGALFATGMSELWIMIGLLMGTWANWKWVAPRLRSFSEVSGDSITLPSFFENRTHDTSRVLRVVAAVIIIFFFTFYVSSGMVAGGKYYESTFGGNYLTGMLIVGAVTVIYTLIGGFLAVSYTDVVQGMLMFAALLAVPITALFVLNNPADIFSFAAENPYGPYPEANPTYFNLFAGVSAVTIIGNLAWGLGYMGQPHIVTRFMALRSPAEAASARRTGTTWVSVCYIGAVFTALVGTVYFSQTGAQITDASGETVFLDLAKLLFHPLIAGIILTAVLAAIMSTMSSQLLITSSALIEDLYRVVAKREVSGRWLLLASRGMVVAIALIAVALAVNPSDTVLGLVGFAWAGFGAAFGPVVVASLYWKRLTAPGAIAAMLSGAVTVFVWGSIDSALTELYEIVPGVIVATVAMVAVSLATRAKPEAIEQFNAAVRVNDYAMDNPTASFDDALDAVEGRNR, translated from the coding sequence ATGATTACGGCCATAGTGCTCTACTTCGCCGTCATGCTCGCCATCGGCTACTACTCGTGGCGTAAGACAAGCAAATACGACGACTACGTCCTCGGCGGCCGCGACCTCCCGCCTTTCGTAGCGGCGATCTCGGCCGGCGCCTCGGACATGTCGGGCTGGCTCCTCATGGGCCTGCCCGGCGCACTGTTCGCCACCGGCATGAGCGAGCTGTGGATCATGATTGGCCTGCTCATGGGCACCTGGGCCAACTGGAAGTGGGTCGCCCCCAGGCTGCGCTCGTTCTCGGAGGTCTCCGGGGATTCGATCACGCTCCCGAGCTTTTTTGAAAACCGCACCCACGATACCTCCCGCGTGCTCCGCGTGGTCGCGGCTGTGATCATCATCTTCTTCTTCACCTTCTACGTCTCCTCCGGCATGGTCGCGGGCGGCAAGTACTACGAGTCGACCTTCGGCGGCAACTACCTCACCGGCATGCTCATCGTCGGCGCCGTCACCGTCATCTACACCCTCATCGGCGGCTTCCTTGCCGTGTCCTACACCGACGTGGTCCAGGGCATGCTCATGTTCGCAGCCCTGCTCGCCGTGCCGATTACGGCGCTGTTCGTGCTCAACAACCCGGCGGACATCTTCTCCTTCGCGGCAGAGAACCCCTACGGGCCCTACCCGGAGGCAAACCCCACCTATTTCAACCTCTTCGCCGGGGTCTCAGCCGTGACCATCATCGGCAACCTCGCCTGGGGCCTGGGCTATATGGGCCAGCCGCACATCGTCACCCGCTTCATGGCGCTGCGCTCGCCGGCCGAGGCTGCCTCTGCCCGGCGCACCGGCACGACCTGGGTCTCCGTGTGCTACATCGGTGCCGTGTTTACCGCGCTCGTGGGCACCGTCTACTTTTCCCAGACCGGCGCTCAGATTACCGACGCCAGCGGCGAGACCGTCTTCCTCGACCTGGCGAAGCTGCTCTTCCACCCGCTCATTGCCGGCATCATCTTGACCGCCGTGCTCGCCGCGATCATGTCGACGATGTCCTCCCAGCTCCTCATCACCTCCTCGGCGCTCATCGAGGACCTCTACCGCGTCGTGGCTAAGCGCGAGGTGTCCGGGCGGTGGCTGCTGCTGGCCTCCCGCGGCATGGTCGTTGCCATCGCGCTCATCGCCGTCGCCCTGGCCGTCAACCCCTCCGATACTGTCTTGGGCCTCGTCGGCTTCGCGTGGGCCGGGTTCGGCGCGGCCTTCGGCCCCGTCGTCGTCGCCTCGCTCTACTGGAAGCGCCTCACCGCCCCCGGCGCGATTGCGGCGATGCTCTCCGGCGCGGTGACGGTCTTCGTGTGGGGCTCGATTGATTCGGCGCTCACCGAGCTCTACGAGATCGTGCCCGGCGTGATCGTCGCCACCGTGGCAATGGTCGCTGTCTCGCTTGCCACCCGAGCCAAGCCGGAGGCCATCGAGCAGTTCAACGCCGCGGTGCGCGTCAACGACTACGCTATGGACAACCCCACGGCATCCTTTGACGACGCGCTCGACGCGGTGGAAGGACGGAACCGCTAG
- a CDS encoding HNH endonuclease family protein encodes MRTYLCLLIALTVAVVPFPTPLTYGLAAHVPSTPQRARVIGYERDAFGPGWAPAPGGCDTRSALMAAAFGAASCGRRETLSASPITDPYTGSPLDPAEVEIDHVYPLAAAWDLGAHAWSADKRVAFANDPRNLVVTSAKANREKSDHLPSEWLPPRRRAHCPYARQLVAVAQAYGLALPRADARAARRACAGLRGVLSDRAL; translated from the coding sequence ATGCGCACCTATCTCTGTCTGCTCATTGCCCTCACCGTTGCCGTCGTCCCGTTTCCCACGCCGCTTACTTACGGGCTTGCGGCACACGTACCCTCCACACCCCAGCGCGCACGCGTAATCGGCTACGAGCGCGACGCCTTCGGGCCGGGCTGGGCCCCGGCCCCCGGCGGGTGCGACACCCGCTCCGCACTGATGGCCGCGGCCTTCGGCGCGGCATCGTGTGGCAGGCGGGAGACGCTTTCCGCCTCGCCCATTACGGATCCCTATACGGGTAGCCCGCTCGACCCCGCCGAGGTGGAGATCGACCACGTATACCCGCTCGCCGCGGCGTGGGACCTCGGGGCGCATGCATGGAGCGCGGATAAGCGCGTCGCCTTCGCCAACGACCCGCGAAACCTCGTGGTCACCTCCGCGAAGGCTAACCGCGAAAAATCCGACCATCTCCCCAGCGAGTGGCTCCCGCCGCGGCGCCGCGCCCATTGCCCGTATGCGCGGCAGCTCGTCGCGGTCGCCCAGGCCTACGGCCTCGCGCTGCCGCGGGCTGACGCGCGTGCCGCACGACGCGCCTGCGCGGGATTGCGAGGCGTGCTCTCTGACAGGGCACTGTAA
- a CDS encoding metallophosphoesterase family protein → MSDLTFIHTSDLQLGMTRKFLPPEAQSRFDEARLRAVARIGELASERGAEFIVVAGDVFEHNSLQALTRGRALEALRKLPVPVYLLPGNHDPLVADSIFRRTEEIPNVTVLGTFEPIEVRPGVEIVAAPLKAKKAAEDLCAKALGPLEPTEAIRVLVAHGQVEARTGEFAPDVIDLPNLEASLADRTIDYVALGDTHSTRSLGTSGRVWFSGSPETTDFFDHTPGVAGGEVDSGNALVVSLSKGQDTREIEVEKVPVGGWTFDALFFDVADRRDVDALLERLRAYPEKDRTVVKYAIKGTLGLEDTRRLEQGIGDLEPLFASLRERARLMDLHLEPGDEELENLPLSGFAASAARELAASAADGDAVARDAINVLFRLTSEA, encoded by the coding sequence ATGAGCGATCTCACCTTCATCCACACCTCTGACCTGCAGCTGGGAATGACGAGAAAATTTCTCCCGCCCGAGGCCCAGTCCCGGTTCGACGAGGCGCGGCTGCGCGCCGTCGCGCGGATCGGGGAGCTCGCAAGCGAGCGGGGCGCGGAGTTTATCGTCGTCGCGGGCGACGTCTTCGAGCACAACTCCCTCCAGGCGCTCACCCGTGGGCGAGCGCTCGAGGCGCTGCGGAAGCTGCCCGTACCCGTCTACCTCCTGCCCGGCAACCACGACCCGCTGGTGGCGGACTCGATCTTCCGCCGCACCGAGGAGATCCCCAACGTCACGGTGCTTGGCACCTTCGAGCCGATCGAGGTGCGCCCCGGGGTTGAGATCGTCGCCGCTCCGCTGAAGGCGAAGAAGGCCGCGGAGGACCTGTGCGCGAAGGCGCTCGGCCCGCTCGAGCCGACCGAGGCCATCCGGGTGCTCGTCGCGCACGGTCAGGTCGAGGCGCGCACCGGAGAGTTCGCCCCCGATGTCATCGACCTGCCCAACCTCGAAGCGAGCCTGGCTGATCGCACGATCGATTACGTCGCTTTAGGCGATACCCACTCCACCCGCAGCCTCGGCACCAGCGGCCGCGTGTGGTTTTCCGGCTCGCCCGAGACGACCGACTTCTTCGATCACACACCGGGGGTGGCGGGAGGAGAAGTCGACTCCGGCAACGCCCTCGTCGTGAGCCTGTCAAAGGGCCAGGATACCCGCGAGATCGAGGTGGAGAAGGTCCCCGTCGGCGGGTGGACATTTGACGCGTTGTTTTTCGACGTCGCAGATAGGCGCGATGTGGATGCGCTGCTCGAGCGGCTGCGCGCCTACCCGGAGAAGGACCGCACTGTGGTGAAATACGCCATCAAGGGCACCCTCGGCCTGGAGGACACCCGCCGGCTCGAGCAGGGGATCGGCGACCTCGAGCCGCTCTTTGCCTCGCTGCGCGAGAGGGCCAGGCTTATGGATCTCCACCTCGAGCCCGGGGACGAGGAGCTCGAAAACCTCCCCCTCAGCGGGTTCGCGGCCTCCGCCGCCCGCGAGCTCGCCGCCAGCGCGGCCGACGGAGACGCCGTTGCCCGCGATGCGATCAATGTCCTATTCCGCCTGACCTCGGAGGCCTAG